Proteins from a genomic interval of Lentimicrobiaceae bacterium:
- the tnpA gene encoding IS200/IS605 family transposase: MSFVRIYVHLVWATRERYPFLYSPELRLKVWKHIKGNAEDKGIFVDVVNGYSDHCHCLVSLSANQTISKVANLIKGESSRWINQNELIDEKFEWQDKYFAVSVSESMIDKVRNYIIKQESHHKRQTFTDEYNDLIEGYNFKTEK; encoded by the coding sequence ATGTCTTTCGTTAGAATTTATGTTCATTTGGTTTGGGCAACTCGTGAAAGGTACCCGTTTTTGTATTCGCCGGAATTGCGATTGAAAGTCTGGAAACATATCAAAGGGAACGCTGAAGATAAAGGCATTTTTGTTGATGTGGTTAACGGATATTCCGATCATTGCCATTGCTTAGTATCATTATCGGCTAACCAAACTATTAGCAAAGTAGCTAATTTAATAAAAGGAGAATCTTCCCGTTGGATAAACCAGAATGAATTAATTGATGAAAAATTTGAATGGCAAGATAAATATTTTGCGGTTTCGGTTTCTGAGTCAATGATTGATAAAGTAAGAAATTATATCATCAAACAAGAAAGTCATCATAAAAGACAAACCTTTACCGATGAATATAATGACCTAATAGAGGGCTATAATTTTAAAACTGAAAAATAG
- a CDS encoding methyltransferase domain-containing protein: protein MTKQNYFDQFASEYDTWFLKNMNLLTSEVRLVAHFLKDAGKILSVGCGSGLFETILKKDFNIIIENGIEPSVGMAEIARKRGLNVVNNTAEDADMGINEYDTILYNGTPSHISNLETSLIKAHKALKHGGKVILIDVPKESSFGIMYNLAKLANTWDNELLQGVFPPSPYPIEFVKLAHWRTTDEIVELLKKTGFSDFQFAQTLTNHPIYSNIEAETPIEGYTKGDYVAVCATKK from the coding sequence ATGACAAAACAAAATTATTTTGACCAATTCGCATCTGAATACGATACTTGGTTTTTGAAAAACATGAACTTACTAACATCGGAAGTTAGATTAGTGGCTCACTTTTTAAAAGATGCAGGTAAAATTTTATCGGTAGGATGCGGTAGCGGCTTGTTTGAGACTATACTAAAAAAAGATTTCAATATTATTATCGAAAACGGTATTGAACCTTCGGTAGGAATGGCAGAAATAGCAAGAAAAAGGGGCTTAAACGTTGTTAACAACACAGCCGAAGATGCCGACATGGGCATCAACGAATACGACACTATCTTGTACAACGGTACGCCAAGCCATATTTCAAATTTAGAAACTTCTTTAATAAAGGCGCACAAAGCGTTGAAGCATGGCGGCAAAGTAATCTTAATTGATGTTCCGAAAGAAAGTTCCTTTGGAATTATGTATAACTTGGCAAAACTCGCTAATACATGGGATAACGAACTTTTACAAGGCGTTTTTCCGCCATCGCCCTATCCTATTGAGTTTGTGAAGCTGGCTCATTGGCGTACAACAGACGAAATAGTTGAACTTCTTAAAAAAACAGGGTTTTCCGACTTCCAATTTGCTCAAACGCTGACCAATCACCCGATTTACTCGAATATTGAAGCTGAAACTCCTATAGAGGGCTACACAAAAGGCGACTACGTCGCTGTTTGTGCTACAAAGAAATAA
- a CDS encoding transposase — MSSRYKFHNPEGIYFTTFAVKGWIDVFTRVEYKNILLENLKYCQQNKGLEIFAWCIMTNHIHMIIRAKEGFLLQDILRDYKKHTSKVLVKAIEENIKESRKDMLLKQFITPQGIRFWQKDNKPIELWSNAVITQKLNYIHQNPVKGGIVYRAEDYIHSSALDYAGGKGILDIILIE; from the coding sequence ATGAGCAGTAGGTATAAATTTCATAATCCTGAAGGTATTTACTTTACAACTTTTGCAGTTAAAGGATGGATAGATGTTTTTACTCGTGTCGAATATAAAAACATACTTTTAGAAAACTTAAAATATTGTCAACAAAACAAAGGTTTGGAAATATTTGCTTGGTGCATTATGACTAATCATATTCATATGATTATTCGCGCAAAAGAAGGATTTTTGTTGCAAGATATACTTCGTGATTATAAAAAACATACAAGCAAAGTTTTGGTTAAAGCAATTGAGGAAAATATTAAGGAAAGTAGAAAGGATATGCTTTTAAAACAATTCATTACACCTCAAGGAATTCGTTTTTGGCAAAAAGATAATAAGCCAATTGAGTTGTGGAGTAATGCGGTTATTACACAGAAGCTAAATTATATACACCAAAATCCAGTGAAAGGAGGTATTGTTTATAGAGCGGAAGACTACATACACAGTAGTGCTTTAGATTATGCTGGAGGGAAAGGGATTTTGGACATAATACTTATAGAATAA
- a CDS encoding alpha/beta hydrolase fold domain-containing protein: MNRYKILLIPLLFFFSLFSASAQITKSTHVFAVKDGQELKMDVCSFDSIYSTQQPCLIFVFGGGFKEGTRDAEYYNDYFQYFAERGFKVVSIDYRLGMKNQKVPGIFNYKPLLNSIDIAVADLYSATDYLIEHADELNIDTSKIIISGSSAGAITVLQADYEKRNQKESASVLPQSFQYAGVISYAGAIFSKEGKPSYIINPAPTLFFHGSGDNMVPYKQIRVFRLGMFGSKSLAKQFRKQGYPYVFYSMEGIGHEVASYPMKEFLPEIEYFIQELVLDKKQWMVDINLKDKLRKPTMKINPRSYY; this comes from the coding sequence ATGAACAGATACAAGATTTTACTTATTCCCTTACTCTTTTTCTTTTCGCTATTTTCCGCTTCGGCTCAGATTACAAAAAGCACACATGTTTTTGCCGTTAAAGACGGACAAGAACTCAAAATGGATGTTTGTTCTTTCGATTCTATTTATAGCACCCAGCAACCCTGTCTGATTTTTGTTTTTGGCGGAGGTTTTAAAGAGGGTACACGAGATGCCGAATATTACAACGATTACTTTCAGTATTTTGCCGAAAGAGGTTTTAAAGTGGTATCAATCGATTACCGATTGGGAATGAAGAATCAAAAAGTTCCTGGTATTTTTAATTACAAACCCTTGCTAAACTCTATTGATATAGCAGTTGCAGATTTGTACTCGGCAACGGATTATTTGATAGAACACGCCGACGAGTTAAATATCGATACAAGCAAAATAATTATCAGCGGTTCAAGTGCGGGAGCTATTACTGTTTTGCAAGCCGATTACGAAAAACGCAATCAAAAAGAATCGGCAAGCGTACTTCCACAATCGTTTCAATACGCAGGTGTAATTTCTTATGCCGGAGCTATTTTCAGCAAAGAAGGCAAGCCATCGTACATAATAAATCCTGCTCCCACGCTGTTTTTCCATGGTAGTGGCGACAATATGGTTCCTTACAAGCAAATCCGAGTCTTTAGGTTAGGAATGTTTGGTTCCAAATCTTTGGCAAAGCAATTCAGAAAGCAAGGTTATCCGTACGTTTTCTATTCAATGGAAGGCATTGGTCACGAAGTTGCCAGCTACCCAATGAAAGAGTTTTTGCCCGAAATAGAGTATTTTATACAAGAATTAGTTCTTGATAAAAAGCAATGGATGGTTGATATTAACTTGAAAGATAAACTCAGAAAACCTACGATGAAAATCAATCCGAGAAGTTACTATTAA
- a CDS encoding insulinase family protein, which translates to MRLQAKPLCILLFLLPLFAINIAKAQVSNNVREYKLANGLTVILDENHDKPEVFGMVSVKAGGKNDPADATGMAHYQEHMLFKGTETLGTTDWEKEKPHIDRIFELYDQLGKTKDENERKEIQSKINEESIKANKYAIPNELWNLINEMGGTMMNAGTGPDYTVYYNMFPSNQILKWLDLYAHRFIDPVFRSFQAELEVVYEEKNLYNDMFQTGFLEEFQKHFFKNHPYGQQTLIGTIEDLKNPSLTKMYEFFKTYYVPNNMALILVGDFNSEEIMPIIEEKFGKWIPGEVPEPTVWKEAPFNGREFYEAKLTPIRIGMLGYRAPSVIDEDYVKTEVMINLLNNSYSTGVLDKLTDDGKLLAANAVPMPYQDHGAVAIIYVPKLVGQKFSSAEKIILDEIEKIKKGEFDVETLESIKKNKYISFVSNMENNSNRALGYSGYFTVGKPVSDYYKYPDKVKALTKEDIVNIACEIFGDNYLSFNSKMGFPKKEKIEKPGFKPLTTNTNVRSEYAQHLDNVKTLEPTFNIIDFDKDIERVSVSNGVELLKVENHVNDIFSLTFEYKVGEAEIPLLTYATQAVNFCGAGDLSLDELKNEFAKIGTTFSAQSTRTSTIIDIKGEEESLERTIELIGLLIDKPTLEQSKIKTIIEGELTERKMERSEPDAVANALLNYSLYGDKSEYIDRLSTKEVKKLQAPDVVDAFKKATTYNLQVRFTGKSSAEDLSEMIRKYVPLQETPLTDKHELDKPRKRYSENTILFVNKPKARQSKMFFYLNGNLFSPEKAVEIEAFNEYIGGGFNGLILQEIREYRSLAYGAGGNFSLPKEFGKPYDFFGYVGTQADKTLTAMEVFTSLIREMPQKPERTDMIRNYLELSSQTKRPGFRGLANSVENWKRLGYKNDPITVKLDGYKNLTWETINNFYINKVKDKPMVYMIVGDKKQIDMKELAKYGKVIEIKEKSLYRK; encoded by the coding sequence ATGAGATTACAAGCAAAACCCTTATGTATTTTATTATTCTTGTTGCCACTTTTTGCAATTAACATTGCTAAGGCTCAAGTAAGCAATAACGTCCGCGAATACAAACTTGCAAACGGACTTACGGTAATTTTAGACGAAAATCACGATAAACCCGAAGTCTTTGGTATGGTTTCGGTAAAAGCTGGCGGAAAAAACGACCCCGCCGATGCAACCGGAATGGCTCACTATCAAGAGCATATGCTTTTTAAAGGTACCGAAACCTTAGGCACCACCGATTGGGAAAAAGAAAAACCGCATATAGACCGTATTTTTGAACTATACGACCAATTGGGAAAAACCAAGGATGAAAACGAACGCAAGGAAATTCAAAGCAAAATAAACGAAGAGTCGATAAAAGCTAACAAATACGCAATACCCAACGAACTTTGGAACTTGATTAACGAAATGGGTGGAACCATGATGAATGCAGGTACCGGACCTGACTACACCGTTTATTACAACATGTTTCCGTCGAACCAAATATTAAAATGGTTGGATTTATACGCACATCGTTTTATTGACCCTGTTTTTCGTAGCTTTCAGGCTGAACTGGAAGTCGTTTACGAAGAAAAAAACCTTTACAACGACATGTTCCAAACCGGATTTTTAGAAGAGTTTCAAAAACATTTTTTCAAAAATCACCCTTACGGTCAACAGACACTTATAGGCACAATTGAAGATTTGAAAAATCCATCGTTGACAAAAATGTACGAATTTTTCAAAACCTATTACGTACCCAACAATATGGCGTTGATACTTGTCGGAGATTTTAATTCGGAAGAAATAATGCCCATAATTGAAGAGAAATTTGGAAAATGGATACCCGGCGAAGTTCCTGAACCAACAGTTTGGAAAGAAGCTCCATTTAATGGTCGTGAGTTCTATGAAGCCAAACTCACACCTATAAGAATAGGTATGCTCGGATATAGAGCTCCATCGGTAATAGATGAGGATTATGTTAAAACAGAAGTGATGATAAATTTATTAAACAACAGCTACTCTACAGGCGTGTTGGATAAACTAACAGACGACGGCAAGTTGTTGGCTGCTAATGCAGTTCCCATGCCTTATCAAGACCATGGAGCTGTTGCAATAATTTATGTTCCAAAACTAGTAGGTCAAAAGTTCAGCAGTGCTGAAAAAATCATTCTCGATGAAATTGAAAAAATAAAAAAAGGCGAATTTGATGTTGAAACGCTTGAAAGCATCAAAAAGAACAAATACATCTCTTTTGTCAGCAACATGGAAAATAACTCCAATAGAGCTTTGGGATACAGTGGTTATTTCACAGTAGGGAAACCAGTCAGCGATTATTATAAATATCCAGATAAAGTAAAAGCCTTGACCAAAGAAGATATTGTTAATATAGCTTGTGAAATATTCGGCGACAACTATCTTTCGTTCAACTCAAAAATGGGCTTTCCTAAGAAAGAGAAAATTGAAAAGCCCGGATTTAAGCCCTTAACTACCAATACAAACGTACGTAGCGAGTACGCACAACACTTAGATAATGTTAAAACGTTAGAACCAACTTTTAATATTATAGATTTCGACAAGGATATTGAACGAGTATCTGTTTCCAATGGCGTTGAATTGCTGAAAGTAGAAAATCACGTTAATGATATATTCTCGTTGACATTTGAATACAAAGTTGGAGAAGCCGAAATCCCACTTTTGACCTATGCAACACAGGCGGTTAATTTTTGCGGAGCAGGAGATTTATCACTAGACGAGCTAAAAAATGAGTTTGCAAAAATAGGTACTACGTTTAGTGCACAGTCGACCAGAACATCGACTATTATTGATATTAAAGGAGAAGAAGAAAGCCTTGAAAGGACAATTGAGCTGATTGGACTTTTGATTGATAAGCCAACACTTGAACAATCGAAGATTAAAACCATAATTGAAGGCGAACTAACAGAACGTAAAATGGAACGCTCCGAACCCGATGCTGTTGCCAACGCACTGTTGAACTACTCATTATACGGAGATAAATCGGAGTATATCGACAGATTGTCAACTAAAGAAGTGAAAAAACTGCAAGCTCCTGATGTGGTTGACGCCTTCAAAAAGGCTACAACCTATAACCTTCAAGTTCGCTTTACAGGTAAATCATCTGCAGAAGATCTTTCCGAAATGATAAGAAAATACGTTCCTTTGCAAGAAACACCTTTGACCGACAAGCACGAATTGGATAAGCCACGAAAAAGATATTCGGAAAACACAATATTGTTTGTCAATAAGCCAAAGGCTCGTCAAAGCAAGATGTTCTTTTATCTTAACGGCAATTTGTTCTCGCCCGAGAAAGCCGTTGAAATTGAAGCTTTCAACGAGTATATTGGCGGTGGCTTCAACGGACTTATTCTTCAAGAAATCAGAGAATACCGCTCGTTGGCTTATGGTGCAGGCGGAAATTTCAGTCTTCCGAAAGAGTTTGGAAAACCTTACGATTTCTTTGGTTACGTCGGTACCCAAGCTGATAAAACACTTACTGCAATGGAAGTGTTTACTTCGTTAATCAGAGAAATGCCGCAAAAACCCGAACGTACCGATATGATTCGCAACTATCTTGAGCTTTCGTCACAGACCAAAAGACCTGGTTTTAGAGGACTTGCCAATTCCGTCGAAAATTGGAAACGTTTAGGATACAAAAACGACCCAATAACCGTTAAGTTAGACGGATACAAAAATCTGACTTGGGAGACTATCAACAATTTCTATATCAACAAAGTAAAAGACAAACCAATGGTTTATATGATTGTTGGCGACAAAAAACAAATTGATATGAAAGAGTTGGCTAAATACGGAAAAGTTATAGAAATTAAAGAAAAGAGTTTGTATAGGAAATAA
- a CDS encoding sulfide-dependent adenosine diphosphate thiazole synthase, protein MEQMVSAGIIDSYFKKLKNHLSVDVAIVGGGPSGMVASYYLAKKGLKVALYERKLAPGGGMWGGAMMFNEIVVQKNALHILDELEITYKHYEDDYYTMDSVHATSSLIYHATKAGAIMFNCTSVEDVVFLDNKVAGLVINWAPIHREGLHVDPLVVMAKAVIDGTGHDCDVARTLERKNDIKLFTETGKVVGERSLSVDEAERTTVENTKEIFPGLYVSGMAANGVSGGFRMGPIFGGMLLSGKKVAELIADKLLK, encoded by the coding sequence ATGGAACAAATGGTATCAGCAGGAATTATAGATTCCTATTTCAAAAAACTCAAAAATCATTTATCAGTTGATGTTGCAATTGTCGGAGGCGGACCTTCCGGAATGGTTGCATCGTATTACCTTGCTAAGAAAGGTTTAAAAGTGGCTCTGTACGAACGCAAACTTGCACCAGGTGGTGGAATGTGGGGCGGTGCTATGATGTTTAACGAGATTGTTGTACAAAAAAATGCACTTCATATTTTAGACGAACTTGAAATAACCTACAAACATTACGAAGACGACTATTATACCATGGATTCCGTGCATGCTACATCGTCGCTCATATATCACGCTACTAAAGCTGGAGCTATCATGTTTAACTGTACTTCGGTTGAAGATGTGGTTTTTTTAGACAATAAAGTTGCCGGTTTGGTAATAAACTGGGCACCTATCCATCGTGAAGGTCTTCATGTTGACCCACTCGTTGTTATGGCAAAAGCTGTTATTGACGGAACAGGACACGATTGTGATGTTGCACGCACATTGGAACGCAAAAACGATATTAAACTATTCACTGAAACAGGAAAGGTCGTTGGAGAAAGATCCCTTTCGGTAGATGAAGCTGAACGTACTACCGTGGAAAATACCAAAGAGATATTCCCCGGACTATATGTCTCGGGAATGGCAGCTAACGGCGTAAGTGGCGGTTTCAGAATGGGACCTATTTTTGGCGGTATGTTGCTTTCGGGTAAAAAAGTAGCTGAACTTATTGCAGATAAACTTTTGAAATAA
- the thiE gene encoding thiamine phosphate synthase: MENFGTYIILTKPQLPYTTIAEKCVEAGIKMLQLREKHLSDRELVQIGRDIRSITKGSETSFVINDRPDIAVLCDADYLHLGQDDITIEDARKIVGNMKIGLSTHSIEQARDALTKNPDYIGFGPIYPTNAKAKPDKPVGTELLKEVLSFAAVPVVAIGGIFPENINEVIDAGAKNIAMVRYFMQTSDFTQRVNKINRMLNKTY, translated from the coding sequence ATGGAAAATTTTGGAACATATATCATTCTTACAAAACCGCAACTTCCTTATACAACAATAGCTGAAAAATGTGTTGAAGCCGGTATAAAAATGTTGCAATTGCGTGAAAAGCACTTGTCTGACAGGGAATTAGTGCAAATTGGACGAGATATTCGCTCAATAACCAAAGGCAGCGAAACAAGTTTTGTTATCAACGACAGACCTGATATTGCCGTGCTTTGCGATGCCGATTACTTACATCTTGGTCAAGACGACATTACGATAGAAGATGCTCGGAAAATTGTGGGAAATATGAAAATTGGACTTTCAACCCACTCCATTGAGCAAGCAAGAGATGCCTTGACTAAAAATCCGGATTATATTGGATTTGGTCCTATCTACCCGACAAATGCAAAGGCAAAACCCGACAAACCTGTTGGAACAGAACTATTGAAAGAAGTCCTGTCTTTCGCTGCAGTCCCCGTAGTTGCTATTGGAGGCATTTTCCCCGAAAACATAAACGAAGTGATTGATGCAGGAGCCAAAAACATTGCAATGGTAAGGTATTTTATGCAGACATCTGATTTTACACAAAGGGTAAATAAGATAAATCGGATGTTGAATAAGACTTATTAG
- a CDS encoding MFS transporter, which produces MNSTTTYKGTDKVLIGFILAVLTFWLFANSMMNVSPVMTEALGMDANTMNIAVSLAALFSGIFIVVIGGLADSIGRVKTFKIGLYLAILGSLLVGLSPSGSLAVPMLLIGRALQGLSAAFVMPTSLGMIKIFWEGKERQRAISLWSIGTFGGSGLSSLTGGIIASSLGWRWIFFFAIIVAIIALILTKELPENRREGAGKYKIDWGGIIVFMIAMIALQIFITNGNKFGWTSWITIVLLAITIVFGYIFIRIENKVPYAFVDFGLFKNKIFTGATLANFFINGTAGLLIVSLTLMQRGAQFTAMEAGLLTLGFALAVILFIRVGEKLLQRFGAKKPIIWGALIISAAIILLMQTQIMTGQYVVLAIIAYSLFGLGLAFFATPATDAALSNLPDSQAGSGAGIFKMASSLGTSFGVAIAAGIYTAVVSRTEPIAWLGKIIPFVGRQDNVLVRQGAMLGLAFCLLLAILVIITVVAMIPDKKKAVEE; this is translated from the coding sequence ATGAATAGTACAACAACTTACAAAGGAACAGATAAAGTGCTTATAGGCTTTATCCTTGCAGTTTTAACATTTTGGCTTTTTGCCAATTCTATGATGAATGTATCGCCGGTGATGACCGAAGCACTTGGCATGGACGCCAACACTATGAATATTGCCGTGTCGTTGGCAGCACTTTTTTCGGGGATTTTTATCGTCGTAATAGGCGGTTTAGCCGATAGTATTGGACGCGTAAAAACCTTCAAAATTGGTTTATATTTAGCAATTTTAGGCTCACTTTTGGTTGGCTTGTCGCCTAGTGGAAGTCTTGCAGTGCCTATGTTGCTTATAGGACGTGCTTTACAAGGACTCTCTGCAGCTTTTGTTATGCCTACAAGTTTGGGTATGATTAAAATTTTCTGGGAAGGAAAAGAGCGTCAGCGTGCTATTAGTTTATGGTCTATAGGTACATTCGGTGGTTCAGGATTAAGCTCGCTTACAGGCGGAATTATAGCTTCGAGCTTAGGTTGGAGATGGATTTTCTTTTTCGCAATAATCGTAGCGATTATTGCCTTGATTTTAACCAAAGAACTTCCGGAAAACCGCCGCGAAGGAGCAGGTAAATACAAAATAGACTGGGGAGGAATTATTGTGTTTATGATTGCAATGATTGCATTGCAAATTTTTATCACTAACGGAAATAAATTCGGTTGGACAAGTTGGATTACTATTGTTTTACTAGCTATTACAATAGTATTTGGTTATATATTTATTAGAATTGAAAATAAAGTGCCTTACGCTTTTGTCGATTTTGGATTATTTAAAAACAAAATATTTACAGGTGCAACTTTGGCAAACTTTTTCATTAACGGAACTGCTGGTTTGCTTATAGTTTCGCTAACATTGATGCAACGTGGAGCACAGTTTACCGCAATGGAAGCCGGATTGCTTACACTTGGTTTTGCTCTTGCCGTAATTTTGTTTATTCGTGTGGGTGAAAAATTATTGCAAAGATTTGGTGCTAAAAAGCCGATTATTTGGGGAGCATTAATTATTAGTGCCGCTATTATATTGCTAATGCAGACCCAGATAATGACCGGACAATATGTAGTGTTGGCTATTATTGCTTATTCGCTTTTCGGATTGGGCTTGGCTTTCTTCGCAACACCTGCCACCGATGCAGCTTTATCTAACTTGCCCGACAGTCAGGCTGGTAGCGGTGCCGGTATTTTCAAGATGGCATCATCACTTGGAACAAGCTTTGGAGTAGCCATAGCAGCCGGAATATACACAGCAGTAGTATCCAGAACCGAACCTATAGCATGGTTAGGCAAAATAATACCATTCGTAGGAAGACAAGATAATGTGCTTGTTCGCCAAGGAGCAATGTTAGGATTGGCTTTCTGTCTGCTATTAGCTATTTTGGTTATTATAACGGTAGTAGCAATGATACCCGACAAGAAAAAAGCGGTGGAGGAATAG
- a CDS encoding M20 family metallopeptidase yields MNEKLLSEVAKLQPEMKEWMDYMHQNPELNMDTPKTAKYIAEKLKSWGYDVVEGIGGTGVVGSLTVGNGNKSIGMRADFDALPILEDNDLSYKSKIEGWSHLCGHDAHATMLLGAGKYLSETKNFNGTVRFIFQPGEETMEGAPAMVADGLFKRFPVDAVYGMHNMPGLPLGKFHFREGETMAAVDNWEIELTGKGSHGSMPELSIDPLVCGASLVMALQTIVSRNVSPWKNSVVNVGAFQSGVAGNAVPQKAILRLSIRNMEPDLRTMVLDKIRSITKAQAESFNCAYEIREGVAGAVLINTPENTKWAANVAKATFGEDQVVENMHPYMGSEDFAFMLKEKVGTYCMIGNGDTFMVHHPKYVFNQDMLSRGATYWVALAEDYLK; encoded by the coding sequence ATGAATGAAAAATTATTATCCGAAGTTGCAAAACTTCAACCCGAAATGAAAGAGTGGATGGACTACATGCACCAAAATCCGGAATTGAATATGGATACTCCTAAAACGGCAAAATATATTGCCGAAAAACTGAAATCGTGGGGTTATGATGTTGTTGAAGGCATTGGCGGAACAGGTGTAGTTGGCTCTTTAACTGTGGGCAACGGAAATAAATCCATAGGCATGCGTGCCGATTTTGATGCTTTACCAATACTTGAAGACAACGACTTGTCGTACAAAAGCAAAATAGAAGGTTGGTCTCACTTGTGTGGACACGATGCACACGCTACAATGCTACTCGGTGCAGGAAAATATTTGTCAGAAACTAAAAACTTTAACGGCACTGTTCGCTTTATATTCCAACCTGGCGAAGAAACCATGGAAGGTGCACCGGCAATGGTAGCAGACGGACTTTTCAAACGTTTCCCTGTTGATGCAGTATACGGAATGCACAATATGCCGGGCTTACCTTTAGGCAAATTCCATTTCCGAGAAGGTGAAACAATGGCTGCAGTCGATAACTGGGAAATTGAGTTGACAGGTAAGGGTTCGCACGGTTCAATGCCTGAGTTGAGCATAGACCCATTGGTGTGCGGAGCATCGCTTGTAATGGCATTACAAACCATTGTAAGCCGTAATGTATCGCCTTGGAAAAACTCGGTAGTAAATGTGGGTGCGTTCCAATCGGGTGTGGCAGGCAATGCTGTTCCACAGAAAGCTATCTTGCGTTTGAGTATCCGAAATATGGAGCCAGACCTTCGCACCATGGTTCTTGACAAAATCCGTTCTATTACCAAAGCTCAAGCCGAATCGTTTAATTGTGCTTATGAAATTCGCGAGGGTGTTGCCGGAGCTGTTTTGATAAACACACCCGAAAACACAAAATGGGCTGCAAATGTTGCAAAAGCTACCTTTGGCGAAGACCAAGTTGTGGAAAACATGCATCCATACATGGGCAGCGAAGACTTTGCATTTATGCTTAAAGAAAAAGTTGGAACCTACTGCATGATTGGCAACGGCGATACCTTTATGGTACACCACCCAAAATACGTTTTCAATCAAGACATGCTAAGTCGAGGCGCAACCTACTGGGTTGCTCTGGCGGAAGATTATTTGAAGTAG